One Nicotiana tomentosiformis chromosome 1, ASM39032v3, whole genome shotgun sequence genomic window, ctccaagttgcaagtctttacaccttttaacaatccttgattagatagagctttcaaggatttccctccagcatgtcccaagcgcatgtgccatagcctggttgcttctgcctctttgtcatcactggatgtcactgttgctgtcccaataactgtgctaccacgatagcagtacatgttattgttcttccgattggccttcattaccactagtgcaccggagcatattctcatcactccattttctgcaatgattttgaacccttttgattctagagctcccacagagatgagattcttcttcaaacccggtacatatcgaacatctgttaatgttctgatcattccatcatggctccttaatcttattgaaccaatgccatatgaggtaagagggctgttatccgctgtgtggatgactccatattctccttcttgaaaattcacgaaccagtccttgttgggacacatatgatagctacaagccgagtccatcaaccatatgtctgatgatgttgataactctgttgtaactaatgagaagtctgaatcatcacaatcagctacatttgaatccataatggcctttccattgttatgtctggccttattcttcaacttcggacagtctttcttccagtgccccttttctcgacaaaaggcacattcatctttgctgggtctagatctcgacttggatcttcccttcttagccctcgtttgattttgaggacgacccctcacaattagtgcttctccttctccgccccttctgtttttctccctttctttgttcatagctgtacaaagccgaacaaacttctctgagagaaatttcgtcatttccatggagtagagtagtttcaaggtgctcgtactcattaggaagtgaccccaacaacatcaaggccaagtcaccatcatcaaaagttgcatccatattttgcaaatctgtgaccaacttattgaaactggtgatatgttcattcattgtggtaccaggaacataggtgaagcgaaacagtctcttcttcatgtacaatttattttgactgtttttcttcaaaaatttatcctccagtgctttccataatttacttgcagaagtttcctttgtgtatggatatttctgctctctagcaaggtaggatcgaatggtaccgcaagcaacacgattgataattttccaatcttcttctccaataacatctggcttcttttcttcaatggcaagatctagcccttgttgaaaaagaacatctagaacctcgccctgccacatcccaaaatgtcctgacccgtcaaaaatttctaccgcaaattttgcatttgacacaattcttgtcataagcgaagatgccaacgatgacgtattattgacacttgatgtagattcttcttgtttactgtctcccattttgacacaaatattatttagtagctagctgacgacacaaatcaagattatttcctttctggtgtggaagatcagactaagctgcaaccacagagcatactcaagacagaaccttgactcagttaccaagatagatcttttctgatgtggaagatcagactatgctgcaaccacagagcatacttagacagtaccttggctctgataccaattgttgcggaagccaaatgtatatagtgtgaatgagtcacaactactataccaaaaattatgacaaccactaaataataaacaagacaataagacaacaataaaagaacaccagaatttacgaggttcggccaattttgcctacttcctcggacacaatcaatattttattccactccaaaattacaagtgaaataatactaaagagagaagatacaaatgccttaagaagataaaaggcaaatgagaggtgtgtttaaatcctaaacattaggcctccttttatagggtgaaattctcattcaaaattgtcatccaccgatgtggtacttttgccaatttcaacacaTTGGTGGTAtgatcaaggtaagtgattctccaaataaatattgttatttatttttaaaacttcttttgctttttcataaaaaaattttaaaatcttTTAGACTGATGTGCATCATTTATTTTTGTCGTGAAAGTTATTCGTCCCTTTGTTTCCCTGTTTCTGATCTCCAATTCTCCGGTCACTTCCTGTACAACATGAATGGTTATCTCCTATACTTCTTCTACTTCTTTTTTCTGTTTTGCTTTTCTATCTTCAATTTTgccttcaattttaattttggaCATGAAAAACACATACTATCTCTTATTCACACGAAGTTAAACGAATATAAGCTCTCTCCTCGTAATTTAATACCTCTGGGTAGAAGTAATTAAtgtaaaagaaaaggaaaaatatgagaatcttaGGCATGCTGACATTTAGCTTAATATGTTTTCGTTAGAGCATTATCATCTGAATAACTTTGTTATACTTCTCTATTTTTTTGTCTAGGATTTTGGCATCGGTATGAAGATTTTCTGATCAGATTTTTTCATTAGAGTATTCCTGTCACATAATGTTTATTTGTTTCCCCAGCCGCTGGATGTACAACAATGATGAGGGTTGTTCATTCCTATACTCCTGTTCTTTCAGTCCTTTGAAGAAGCAAAAGTTCAAGTACAGTTGGTTAGATATATGCAATCTCAAATTTACAATCAGGCACACTTTGCATGTTCCCTGTAAGAAATTCACATGAAGTTTGCAAAAGCAAATAATTTTAAAGATTGATGTGGAAATTGATCGAGAAAGGGAAAGGAGTGGCCAATAGATTACTCGAGTTCTCAACTTAAGGATTGATGTGGAGTGTGTGTGCTGAGGATTTCCTCCTTTCCTTTTCTACTAGCTCGATTTGGCCGTTAATACGTTGTCATGTCGTTGAAACTACTATGCTAGATCTTGAATAATTGAGAAGCCTTCAGTTGTTGATTAATTGTTAAACCAAGTAACATCAGAGATGCCCCTTGATTTTGCTTTGTTCTTATAGCTTCTTCATCGTAAAAAAATTGATTGGGAGCTATGAAATATTGAAACTTCTTCACTTGGCAGAAAGTTTAGGAATCATTTTCGCAGGCAGATAAAACCATGATTGTTGATTACTTGTCTAGAGGAATCAATCATGTATAGCTATACAAATGTTGGCTGCTGAAATAGTCACATTGATTGGCGAAGAGTTCTAAcatatccttttttttttttttttttcagtttggTTTTAATGAGTTGTTGAGAAGGGAAAGCTGTTGAGATATTTAAGTTACTCTGAGAAGGGACTTGGCCTTTCTGCTCTGGTTACGATTGGCCAACGGAAAGCAAAAGACGAAATAATTATTGAACTTTCTGTATTGAGTAATCTGAACTTCTGGATGTGAACGGTTAAAGCAAACTGTAAATGCACTGTAAAATGTACAAGAAACAGAGGAGATTCTGAGGAAGAGAACATTGAATGTCAATGAGAAGAGAAAGTAAAGTTTCAATGGTCTCTTATTTTCTTTTGTCAAGTTGGCTAGTGAAAGATGTGCATGCATTCTTCGGAAGTTGGACCTATTCAATTCAGCTCCAGATTTAGGACGGGTTCAACTGAATTCATTGTTTTTGGTGCAAAATTTGATAGCTGAAGATGGTGTTAGAGATTATAGCATGTTGCTTATATGGTGTTTCTTACTTCTTGTAAGTTTCTATCCACTAACACTGTAAAGAAGTTTTTACATTAATAGGTTGCCTAAATGTTAATTATAAACAATTGTCCATACAATAACAATAACCATTATGCCTCAATCCCAAAGACTCCGCCGTCTCACAGATTAAACCATCATTCTTGATGGTAGTAACGAAGAGATTCTTGCTGATAAAAATTGGGAATTACATTGCTCTAGCTATTCGACGTTTTAAAGTAGACAATCTGAAAACATTAAGCAGCCAAGTTCTCAAAAGCCTCACTTATCTGAAATATCTATCTATTTGTAATTCACCTCAAGTTTGGTCACAACTCGAAGAAGGTATTCCCTCGTCCCTCACTTCACCTCGAAGTCTAGATGTAAGTTATTCTCTACTTTAGTAGCTTCCTATTTTTTGTTACTTCTATTTGCTTGTTTTTAATTCTTTTCCTTTGTTAAATCGTATTGAGTAGTGCGTAGAGTCTACTGCGCTATGATAGTTAGTCCAATGGTCTTAACTATCAGAACTGATATTTTTGTCATATTAAGATATGTTCGCGGTTTTGCTATAGCTGAGTGTGACGTTATGCTTATACTTTGGAAAGCTAGCAAAGTGGAATTTCCAGCTTTGGATGGACAGTGTACTTCACTTGCTGCCCTTCAGTTCCCTGGCGAGGATGTCAACCCGCCCCACACTCACCCTCGTGCATCTGAGCTATTATTAGTAGTGCAGGGCAGTCTAGAAGTTGGATTGTTAGATAGTAGTAACAAGCTCTATACTTAGACTCTACAAATTTGTGTTTCCTAAAGGACTAGTGCATTATTAGTACAATACTGATTGGAATAAATCAGCTACAGTTGTTTCTGCATTTGGTAGCGCAAATGTAGGAACCATTTCACATCCAACAGCTCTGTTTGCTACTTGTGTCGATGATCAGATTCTCGCTAAGTAATTCAAGACTGATCATAACTGAACATATTATTGACTTTTCTTCCTCAACTATTTGATATAACCATCCATCATATGAGTTTTGATACACCAAATGAGAAGGCCTGAGATTGATTAATGTTGAGGCAATCCAGTTCTTTTAGTTTATTCTTTAAATACACTGACATAGTTATAAGTTAATCCATTGTAGCATGTGGACTGGTATTTATAGGGAAAAAACAAGATACATTAAAAATTAACAAGTATTGAAGTCATCATAGAACTAGACAAATGAAGGACTATTATTGGCAATTGAAACTCATAAGTAGCTTTATTATTTCATTCTTCTGTTTGGCAAGGAAAATGTGTTAACATAGTTATATAGGTAACTATGTATGTATTATTATAGGATATCAGCACTATATATCATTATAGGATATCAGCTTAGCAAAAAAAAACAACATTTGCCTTGCCCAAGTTTTCAAAAGCCTCACCTCTCTTGAATCTCTATATAATCTTAATTTACCTCAAATTCAATCACTGCTAGAAGAAGGGGTTCTTGAGCTCCATTTACTACCGACGAGAGGTCTTCAGTGCCTCACATCGCTTCGATGTCTATGGATCAGCGACGTCTCTTTATTTTTGGTTATTTCTATTGGCTTGTTTGTTAATTCTTTTCCTCTGTCAAAAGTCTTGTTGAGCAGTGTGTAGTGTGTCCATTGCCACAATAAAGTCGAGGAATCATCTTGAGACCGAGATGAATTTAATGTTGGATGACAACAAGAAAGGGTGCTAAAATGCTTATATTTGCATTGAAACATTGTAAAAAACAAATCTGGTATATGCAGAAATTGAGATAATTTTCTCAAAAAAATTGATAGCTAAGGTAATGAACTGGTGATCTTTTACCATGCACATATATGTCATCCGGATGTTTATTGTCTTTGGAAATTCATCTTAAAATAGATAGATTGCTCTGATCTCAATTTAGcaatctttttctttctttgtcaGGATTTTGGTTACAATATGCAAGCCATTACAGATCTTATAGCTGAGTGTGGCGTTATGCTTATATTGCACAGTTTATACATTGCTCTGAGTAATTAACATTCTTTTGCTCAACCAAATTCCTCAGCTTAACAAGTTTCATTTGATTGCAATGCTTtcaggttttcttccaaaatatCTTACCAAATCAGAAAACGATGTTTGACATAAATGATGAATTATGTTTTTCTCATCGTCAAAAGCATATCTTTATGTTAAGGCTACATACAGAAGTTAAATTCCAACGGAAAAAAAAAAGGATAGAGCAGATAACTATCCAAAGTTTTAGGAAATAAGTATACTTCCATTGCCGGGATTTTGGCAGCAATTCAGGAATTTGTTTTCATCATTCATAAGAAAAGATATGTTTAATTCCTTACTGATGTGCAGATATCACCCAGAGCTTAGAATTTGTATCTATGTTATGAGAAATATCGTCTCTAGAATGGATTTACAGCTAAGTAAGAACAACTTTTCTATTTTGTAGGAATTTGATAATAGTACAAGGTTCAATTGATTGCTTTCTCTGCTCAACAATACAAAATTATTTCTTCATGGAAATGAGTCCTTTGCTACTAGTAGCAAAAGAGAGATTGAAACAGAGGGATTATTTATTTTTGAATCTTCTGTTATCATTTTTATAGGCAACAATTATACAATTTATCAGCCCTTTGATCTGTTGGCAGCGCgcatagttgaaaggatattaaCTTTGCAATTTTCAGAGGTAGACGAACATAAATCAGAAAACACAAGTTCAGAACTTTGCAATTTTTAACAAGTTTACATTTGTTTTGTTTCCTTAAATAGTCATATAATTTGCGAACAATTATCTACTATAATCAGGGAGATTCAAACAAAATGCCTAAACAATATCAACTGCAAACAGTCTTTTATTATTTATTGAAGGAAAAGTAAGCATAGAATAAGACTTTTGAGAATAACAATCTACTCAATCATATCCATCCCCATATTTGTATCTTTACACACAAGGATTCCCAACAACTATCTAAAAAACGATAATAGGCATGTCTCCATGATCTCTTGAAAAGCAAACAAGAACATACTCCCCAAAAGCTTAGACCAAATCCTATTGACATTGCAATGTAGAACCAATCAAGTTCATCTTCATCACTATCATCTTTTTCAGTATCAACATCAGGATTTTGACCACCTGAACTGCAGTTCGCCAAGAGTGGAAGCCCGCAAAGCTCATTTCCCTGGAAACTCGAGGAATTAAAGCTTTGAAGTTGAGTGCTCACAGGTATCTTTCCCGACAAATTGTTATAAGACATATTCAAGAAGCTCAAAGTTGACAAACTCGAAATGCTTTGCGGGATTTGGCCAGAAAGTTGATTTTTTGAAAGATCAAGGGATTCGAGCACTTTCATGTCGCCAATGCCATTAGGGATCGTACCTGTTAGATGGTTTGTTGAGAAATTACAGAATCTCAAACTTACAAGACTGGTAAAACTTATAGGAATATTTCCAGAGAGATTATTGCTAGACATATCCATGCTTGAAACCAACGCCAATGTTTTATCATACTGGTAGTTATTGCCTTTAGTTGTCACCATTGCGCTTTCTCTCACAATTTctccaaaatcaaaagaaacataCTCAATATCAGCTTCCCCCAACTTATCTCCGGCGACCATTGCTGTTAAATTGCTAATACACCTTGGTATAGTTCCAAAGAAACTATTGTTTGCAAGGTCTAAGATTTGAAGATCTTTGAGGTGACAAATTTCTGGAGGCAATTCACCATAGAATTTGTTTGAGCTAAGGCTAAGGATTATCAAATCTGAAAACTTCATTCCTAACCATGGTGGTACTTGTCCTACGAATTCGTTCTCAGCTAAATCAAGTTTCAGCAACCCTCTACATTTTGCCAATGATGAAGGTAATGGACCAGTAAGTCTATTTCTTCGGAAGTCCAAAGAATTCAAATTACTTAAAACCTCCATGGATCTCGGTATGCCTCCAATCAAGTTATTGTCCCCCAAGTTTAAAACGCTCAACATTAACCAGTTCATCCAACAATCAGGAATTTCTCCTGACAAATCATTTCCCTCAAGGTTTAAGATCTCCAACATGTAGGATCCGTTCTTATTTGTTTCGCACAAGAAGTGAGATAAACCTCCTGAAAAGGAATTGTTCGAGAGGTCTAGCTCAAATAGATGGGGTGAAACCTGAGGTAGTGGACCACTGAAATTGTTGGAACCCAATAATATTAACAAAATATAAGGTGTTGAGATGGTTGGAACCACACCAAAAAATCGGTTATGAGAAAGATCGAGATACTCAATTTGAGAAGATAAGTTCCAAAACCAAGTTGGAACCTCACCTTGTATTCCACCATTTGATATGTCCACACGCTCTATATTCTTTTGAGTCTGGAGCCACATGGGAAACAGAGGACCTATATTCCAGCCGCCTATTTGAATACGAATGGCTTGGAAAGGTGGAATCCACTTCTGACTCACTTTTAAAGTCAGATTATTGTTAGATGCAAAGAAGTGTCTTAATTGTGTCCAGTTGGTGAAATGACTTTCTGTTACAACACCTTCCAACCTATTGTTAGAGATGTCAATGATTTCTAGCACTGGGAGTTGGCTAAGACTTTCTGGGAGTGTTCCTGTCAGTTTATTGTTTTTTAGTATCAATTCCGCCAAAGAAGAACTATTTCTCAATCCTGCTGGAAGGAAATTACTCCTACTGTTGAACAATTCAAATACTTCTCCTTCAAATAGATTTTCAGAGAGACTAAACGAACGTAGTTTCGATAACTTTCCAATTACATTTGGTAATTTTCCAGAAAGCATATTTTTAGAAAGGTCAATACTCTTtattgagctcaaatttgaaatcgCATTTGAAACTATTCCCTCAATATTGTTTCTGTAAAGCCTAAGTGATTCCAAATCTTTGCATCGATATAACCAATTCGGGATAGTGGAGTTGAGGTTGTTGGATGAAAGATCAAGATTTTTAAGTTTTGTTATGTTTCTAGCCTCATTCGGTATCGCACCTTCAATACCACTAGAACCAAGCTCAAGATATTCAAGATTATTAAGATCAAACAACCATCTCGGTAAAAGACAATTGAAAGAGTTGTCACTTGCCCTGAAGGCCGTGAGAGAAGTAAAGTTAACGGGACCTTCGGGAAAAGGGCCAATTAAATTACTATCACTCAAATCAAGAGAAACAAGACTAGGGAGattgaaaacccatttgggaataGAAGAACTAAAGTTGTTCTGAGAAAGGTCGAGTGTTTCAAGTGAAGAAAAATTATGATGAAGTAAATGTGGTATATAATGAAGTCTACATCTATATAAATGAAGATCAACAAGAGAAGGAAGCATGTTAATGACCTGTAGCCAGTTAGTTGCATTGCTGAGATCCACACTATAAATCCCCAGATTCTCAAGATTTAAAAGACTTGGCAGCCACTCAAGGTTATTGATCCTTACAAGATTTGGTCCGTACAAATCATTGATTATCTGTAGCTCAATCACATGACGATTCAGATTGTGGCACACAACTCCTTCCCATTCACAACAGTCTTTTCCAACAATCCAAGAGGAGAGAAAATTTGAGGGATCATATACTTCTTTCTTTAGACTCTCCAACGCTTGTTGCTCATTTTCTCTGCAAATGCCAATACAAACACTAAACGTGGTGTTTGTCAAAATGAAAAACAAGAAAAAACAGAATGTTATCGGTAACGCTTTCATGATGTGCAAAGCTTTAGACTAGGAACTGAAAAGAATGTATTAGGGAaggcatacatatatatataacattTAGAACTGTTGTTCAAGAATACACTGTCTAGAAAGATATTGACTGTAAAATTCAAAGAATTTGTTGATTTTAAAGTATTTTATCCTTTTAAAaactatacaaaaaaatataattgGCGGACCTTAATTTAAGTCTTATGCACAGTACAATAAGTGTCCTTGTTTGGGATAACACCGTCCTAATTGATCATTTTGTTTAGCTCCTTTTAGTTTGTAGTGATCATTTTATAAATTCTTTAATTGGAGAAAAAATTACCCTTACTTGGAGGtaaattttttagttaattcCATGAAAAATAATGATCtcttgctctgatggtaagcacctccatttccaaccaagaggttgtgagttcgattCACTCCAAGAGtaaggtgaggagttcttggagaGAAGGATGCCGAgtttctattggaaacagcctctctaccccaaggtaggggtaaggacacactaccctccccagaccccactagtaggattatactgggttgttgttgttgtcaacTCTAAAGACATTAAAACGTAAAATATTTTCAAACCATTAGATTAGCCAAAAACAAAGGCCTCAGCTTTTGGATAAAATGTATTATATAAAAGGTACCCAATCAGTGTCGTCCAAAAACTATGCCTGTGAAGTTTCTAACAAGAAGATGACAGcgttggaaaaatttgaagtaTCAAATGTGTCTGAAACGACTGTCACATCAACGAAAATAAATTCTTCTAACCCAGAAAAGGGTTTAATCGAGTAAAAAAGAAAACTATATGACATATAATGGACTATTGTCATACATCTTATAATGAAAAAAGttatcacataaattaaaaccaAGATAATATAGTAATTTTCCTTATTCATGAAATAGTCTTCATAGAACAAGTCTTTCTACAAAGTCTTCCTTGCCCATGGTGCCCTTTTTTCACGTACCAATGTTAAATTTTCAAATACCCAGTAATTAAAGACACATTTCAAAATGTTAGGATCCACTTCCCAGTTTCCTAGCATTTTCATAAGTAAAAAAAGTTTACCACCATGTTTGAATGTTTAATTTTCTAAGCTATCCGATCAACAAATATTTCCACAAGAGAGAAAGTTCATTTTTCTTTGAAGAAAGTGAAAACTGCACCTCAGACTAGATAATTTTCAAAGTTCGGTGATaccattttattatttaattagatGGTATTACTCACTTAAAAATTAAGCAAAAACTAGAAGAGGAGACCAAGTAAGTCTAAAATCTATAAGCAAAAACACTAGATAATTTACCGAGAGTATACAAATTATTATACAATAGCGCGAAAATAGATTATATCAGTTATCTATTAACTTATTTAAATATGTAATTAGTGTGAATCATTAATATCTTTCGCTTCAAAAAAATATGACACAATTCATTAATatctttttgtaattttaatgaatttttacacacaAAGTTTTTATTCCGCGTTAAAAATTACGAGTTCGAAATTGAACATTCACATAGTGGACTAATTTGGATTcacactaaaaaaaaaaaaaaaagggtctCGTATTAAAGTTTTAGCAGAGAGGACTTCATTCCAATAGAAAGCCTAACACATGCCCTCTATTTGCCTCAATTATTCAATGAAGTCTTTCTATAGCATGCACTTCAAAGATTCTCATAAAGTAAGTCATCTATTCTAACATTTATGAAAATAAGTTTCACAAAATCACAGATGACAAATGAAGATTATAattccacaaaaataattataatttaataaataGAAAATAAACATCCCATCATCTTTGTTATAATTATAATTTCTCAACTTGACTAATGTTCATGTCTCTAACTTCAAAACGTGCAATCATCCCATCATCCTTGttatgaaaatacaataattggtGAATCTAGTAGATAGTTTTCATTTCATCAATTGGGGGAGTATACATGAAAACACACACTCCATTATGAAGTCTTTGTCTTTGTTTTTATTTTCCTTAATCAGGACATAGTTATATGATTGTTTCTTTATGTTGTCCAAGATTTACGTGTAGATACTATGATAGTAACTGTATTACCTAGTTAAGCAATATTTTTCAATTTACCAAAAGTTGTCATGAGTCGAAATTCCAACATTCGaaatcgtgatgacgcctaacatttcacttgctggtcaagccaacgttagaataattttaatcatttttaacaatttaatttaaataataataaagaaaccaataactggaataaaatctGAAAATAAGTGAAtaagcgatgtctaaataccattcaAGAacgggtgtcacaagtgcacgaactactaaaataatacaaataaagatctgaatgaaaataaagttgtctgaaagaaaatgcacaactaagataaagcagaagaggacttcagagctgcgaacgccgtgcaactatacctcaagtctcctctgaatagctaaATCCGGACAAGTCTGCTGTATGCCGAAAATTAAATACGAAAAAATAAAGGGATTCAACATATAATatatttgaataaaataaaaattttactTAGCAATACAATCTAATTTTCGACAAAAAGATATCAGTTAGCACCCTTTCATTAAACGTGCTCCGTCACTGCATCAATAGGCACCTATATATGTTAAGATACTGAGTGTTTGAGGTGTTTAATCATGTAAGAAGACTAAGATTTATAGGGATATAGcaacaaatcaacaacaatggcaattgaAAACTCTAAAGTACCTTTGTTGTTTGATGTTTTCTGTGTGTCTCCTAAATACGTTGAAATAGTTACAATTTAATGGGTTGTTGCAAGCACAACTGAATACATAATTTAAATCTATgagtttaattttaaaaaaataattaatattgaaccattatatttttaaagttatgtgtatatatttattatttttgtaattttaattaatttttgtacATAAATTTTATCTTAGTAGAAAGTTAtggttcatatctattatttttgtaattttaataaatttttgtaCATAAATATTTTACTCCCTATCTAAAGTTACGAGCATTCTTTGTCTTTTGTTGGTTAAAAAGTCTtactttttgaaaagaaagaaagagagagataTAACGTCTTTTAAGAAAGCACATGTAACTTTTGTTAAATCAGGCACACAGCTAGCATACACTCTGAGCATTCTTCCAGTAGTCTTTGTATAGTAGTGTATATATACTCTGTTCATTCAAATTTCCACAATTTCTAAAacatttttatgatatttatcACTTAATAAACCACCAAAGGATATGGTGCGGTGGATGAGATTGCTCCTCCCTTAATCAAAGGTCTCGGGTTCGAGCCATAGGTATAGAAAAATCCATGATAGAGAGCGGTTACCCCGAATGGGGCTTTATACGGCAGAAATCCAGATATAGTCGGGCTccaatcactactagaaatctggtaaaaaccgaccaaaaaaaccgaccaactttggtcggtaatggcaaaaaaccgaccaaaacgcgaccatttacgggtggacggtatttttgtggtcggaaaggaataccgaccaaagttggtcggaaattaccgaccaactttggtcggtcaattaaattcaaaaaaaaaaaatattgcaaaaaaaaaaccgaccaaagttggtcggtattttatttatgtaaaaataaagattcaccatctgggaatcgaaccagggtctgtactgtggcatgatactattctaccactagatcattgatacattttgttttaagactgtcttttatttgatttatactttttaattgtattttcgcacgaaaataaccgaccaaagttggtcggttttattaaaaagtaaaattaccgaccaaagttggtcggtttttttaaatgacccgccgaattaaccgaccaattttggtcggtttttttaatattaatttttatttatattaattgaaaaaccgaccaaagttggtcggtctcTTGAAACATAAaattcgcgggactcaaaaatagtttcccgcatttttgcgccaaagaaaaccgaccaaagttggtcggtttcgtcaaaaaaaaaaataaaaaaaaaattgataaaccgaccaaagtccgaccaaagttggtcgatcaaccttggtcgatttttgccgaatttctagtagtgaatacGGATACCGTATACCGGGTGAAACCAAAAAAAATTATCACTACAATGAGCGGTGGAAAAGTAAATGAAACAAAAGGCACACCTAACACACTCTGTTGGCTCAATTATTCAGCCGATGAATAGTCCAGAACCAAGACTCCATTACGAAGTCTGTCTTTTTTGTTGGGTAAAAAGTCTTTCTTTAATTGAAAAGAGAAACATGGacatttttgcttctttttttctATGTGTCACTTTCGGACGGTAGTTAATAGCAAGCATAGCTGTA contains:
- the LOC104106313 gene encoding receptor-like protein EIX2; amino-acid sequence: MKALPITFCFFLFFILTNTTFSVCIGICRENEQQALESLKKEVYDPSNFLSSWIVGKDCCEWEGVVCHNLNRHVIELQIINDLYGPNLVRINNLEWLPSLLNLENLGIYSVDLSNATNWLQVINMLPSLVDLHLYRCRLHYIPHLLHHNFSSLETLDLSQNNFSSSIPKWVFNLPSLVSLDLSDSNLIGPFPEGPVNFTSLTAFRASDNSFNCLLPRWLFDLNNLEYLELGSSGIEGAIPNEARNITKLKNLDLSSNNLNSTIPNWLYRCKDLESLRLYRNNIEGIVSNAISNLSSIKSIDLSKNMLSGKLPNVIGKLSKLRSFSLSENLFEGEVFELFNSRSNFLPAGLRNSSSLAELILKNNKLTGTLPESLSQLPVLEIIDISNNRLEGVVTESHFTNWTQLRHFFASNNNLTLKVSQKWIPPFQAIRIQIGGWNIGPLFPMWLQTQKNIERVDISNGGIQGEVPTWFWNLSSQIEYLDLSHNRFFGVVPTISTPYILLILLGSNNFSGPLPQVSPHLFELDLSNNSFSGGLSHFLCETNKNGSYMLEILNLEGNDLSGEIPDCWMNWLMLSVLNLGDNNLIGGIPRSMEVLSNLNSLDFRRNRLTGPLPSSLAKCRGLLKLDLAENEFVGQVPPWLGMKFSDLIILSLSSNKFYGELPPEICHLKDLQILDLANNSFFGTIPRCISNLTAMVAGDKLGEADIEYVSFDFGEIVRESAMVTTKGNNYQYDKTLALVSSMDMSSNNLSGNIPISFTSLVSLRFCNFSTNHLTGTIPNGIGDMKVLESLDLSKNQLSGQIPQSISSLSTLSFLNMSYNNLSGKIPVSTQLQSFNSSSFQGNELCGLPLLANCSSGGQNPDVDTEKDDSDEDELDWFYIAMSIGFGLSFWGVCSCLLFKRSWRHAYYRFLDSCWESLCVKIQIWGWI